The genomic stretch atgacttattttactcagcataactctccagttccatccacgttgctacaaaaggccatattaaaaagaattattcaccacgatcaagtgggattcattcctgggctgcagggctggtccaacattcgcaaatcaatcgatgtgatacatcacattaataaaagaaaagataagaaccatatgatcctgtcaattgactTATTTACTTTCAACATATTTGTGTTTAGTGGATAGTTTTTGTTTAatgatttcagtgttttttaaatttattttttaaaataatcatacaatactattcatttttttctctggatTTACAGTTCTAGGAATTTTAACATACATGTAGATATGTGTAACCATGCCTGTGATGGgatagaaaataattccattatctCCAAAAACTCCCTTCCTACAAACCTAATCCCTAACATACAATGATATTCTCCCTTGTGGAGAGTTCTTATTATGCCATCATAGGTCAGGGATTCATTttacattattatcattatcactattatttttttttaattttttaatgtttgtttatttttgacagagagagacagagcatgagcgggggagggtcagagagagggagacacagaatccgaagcaggctccaggatccaagccgTCATCAcatagcccaatgcggggctcgaactcacggactgcgagatcatgacctgagccgaacttggacgctcaaccgactgaggcacccgggcgccccaatcattatcactattatttgacatttattttgtgGATTGTCTTTATTCTTCAACTGTTCTGAGACTTTGTATTGAGTTATAAAACTACATCCGCATGAAGAGTTAAGGGCAGACGGGGAGTATTTTCTGGGCTGCGATATTGATTAGTCATATAAATGTAGAAGATTCTTAGAAGAATTGGCATGGCATCAAGATTGAGGCTTGAGTCACACTTAAGGTCTGGTATCTTCTGCCAAAATTGGGAAAACTACTACACCACTGTCATATTACCTAATCTGAGTGGTAGTTTGGAAATACAAGGTCTTCGGGGATAGCTGAGCACCAACTATTCAATTGTAAATGCGTCCCCAAGTATGCCTGGCGTCCTGTCTCATCCTCTTGCTCCCATTGACTCTGGAAAGCAAATACAGTGTGAACAATAGAGTCCTATAACGTCCAGGTGTAGGACTGACCTTTGTATCATTGTTAATCCTTGTCCTCTCTTTTCAGAGACGAGACATTAAGTTGAAACTGCATGAAAACTTTTCCTGAGCCACAGGGCTGGGCAGCTCTTCCCTCTTTGCAAATCCAAAGGATTTAGCAGGATTTTCCCCTTCTCAAACGCCGCCCCCCTCCTCTGACCTTCACAGCTTCCCAACATTAGGGAAAGGCAGGAAGTTTTCCCTGTGGTTATTTTTTTGTGACGACATGATGGGGCAGGTTGATCAATGGGGGAAAACCCACGTTAGAACACGCCTTCTGTGTACATTCCCAATATTTGCTATAAGTAGGGCCATCCCAGACTCAGGCTGCTACCAGAACCCAACAGCACTCCTAGCACACTGGGTACCCAGCACTGGGCAGATCTATTCCCTGAGCTGAAAATGATGGACAGTGGCAAGAATTTGCTCTTGGCTGCTTTGATGTCAGTGCTGCTACTCCACCTGTGCAGCAAGTCAGAAGGTGAGTATCACTCTTTCTGCTAACGCAGGAGGAagaactattttcattttccGCTAAGCCTTGAGCTCACCCGGGGGTCCCCAAGGAGTGGGAGCCTGTTAGAAAGTCTTCAGAAATGATGGGAGTTGTCAGCTCATTGGCGAGTGAGGAGGGAAAGGTTGCTGCTGCTGACCGGGCTTTTCTCTCTGCTGGCAATCCCAGCAGAtttggaggtgggtgggtgggctcTTAGAGACCCCCAAGCTCTGCAACAAGGCCAAAGTGCTATTTCTGGGAGTGATGTGAATTGGGTAACATTACCAGTAAATGGGGTCAATTCAGAAATGTGGGGAACACTCCCACCTTCCCAACTTTCTCACCTCTCAGCCAAATAGTAAAGATCAAAGCTCACCCTTTAGGGGCAGATGATGGGACCTGTCTTCTCCATCCTTACGTGGCTTTGGGGCCATCTTTTGCCAACTTGGAGACAACATTTATTCCTTACCGTATAGCAGGTTATAATTTAACCTGGGGGGGAATGTCCAAGAATTGCTTTATGACTGTCAGAGCACATGACGTCTAATGACAGGTGCATCCCTGAAAATGCACGTGTTGAACTTTTatgatcaaaataaaacattaaaataataaattaaattaaaatatttccattaatacTACAATTTCAATTGCAGCCCGGATAAGCAGCTCCTATAAATCACATTTTCCTTTATAACTTCTTGCCATTTCCCTCCTCTTAGTACCCAGTGGCCAGATAATAGATTAAGATCTCCAtacttcttcattttctgaatttgGAAGCTTATCTATAAGAGTTTCTTCAAGTGGGAGGTACTCATATTCTTGAGTGATTATAgtgaacttaaaataaaacactgtccATTTGTGTTTCTTAGTAAAGATATTCCTTTCGTTGGAGATCACGTGCTTCTAGACTTTCGAACCAAAATTGCCCAGCacataaaccatttttttttaaagagagctgGGGGCTACCTTAAATCAGGTCTCAAAGCCATTGGAACTCTTTCTCTAAATAGTTTCTTTAGCATCTACAACTCCAACTCCAAGTAGTTCTGTAATACTATCACAAGACACGTTCATTCATGTGGACTCAATACTTGCAATTTCTTTTTAGCAGCAAGCAGCTTTGACTGCTGCCTTCGGTATACAGAACGCATCCTTCATCCCAGATTTATCGTGGGCTTCACGCAGCAGCTGTCCAACGAAGCTTGTGATATCAATGCAATCATGTAAGTTATCAACTGACTTGAATTTAGTTGTATCAGATGTACACGGGAATTTCGTGTCTCAAAACATGTTTGCCTTTTTTGGAGTTGCATTCAGAAATAACCGATGTGGCAAAGATACGTTTGTTTTGTTAGGGCGTATGTACTTCAAAGTTTAAATAGGACAGGACTAAGGTGAAAGcttgttttttttagaaaaagaacagagtcgAGGGCAAAAACCTCTTTCTAAGATAAACTTGTAAGCACCTAATGCGTTAGCTcatgaaaatatgaaagacatCAATTTGGAAATGAGCATCTTCCACCAGGGAATGGTTGGGgcttttatattttcacatataataTTCTTGATTCATATAGGATATTATACTTCGGAATGATATAAATTAGTCATGTTTAGTGTAACCACCGGCAACAAAATTAAATCATTCTAAGACTATTTTCCAGCCATTGTTCAACCATTTGTTCAGTTGCAGAGAAAGTAGGAGAGAGTCCCTTTCATTTCTTGCATCAAGCTttatcagaaatatatatatatttttttgtattttgtttcaccTCTGAAATAACTAAAATGCTTAGTGGGTAGAACAGTCAGCTGGAATACAAAACTTCCATTGGGTGTTCTATGACATAGCCGTTCAAAACTTTTGAAgcacaaataaaattttctgtgtttttttttgttttttgttttttatagcttttacacaaagaaaaaattcgCCGTGTGCGCAGATCCAAAGAAGAACTGGGTGAAACAGGCTGTGCATATCCTCAGGTATGAGATATTTACCATCAGTCCCTCTCCAAATGTCTGGGGCAAAGGTCAAGTGCAGAGTAGCGGATCATAGACTCGCTGGGACCCTTCCACCTAAGCACCGTAGAATTTTAAAGGGGAAATTTGAGTCGGACCATaaaccaaaaattcatttttttccacttacatcctttttatttttttttaatttagtgagtTTTACGAGATGTGTTAGTCCTCCATGCATTTAATAGTCACAAGCTTCTTCCTTTTGGTGCAAAGATGCCTCCTATTTATAGAATTTACAGACCGCGTGATACTTCtttgttaaaaactaaaaaatatagaGCCAACCAGAGATCAATATTCTGATTTCCATTGATTATAATGGAGAGTAACATTTTATCAACATGAACAGAAGCCACCTAATACGAAGGTGCCATAGACACTGAATTTAAAGATGCAACGTAAGCGCTCAATCCTGTTTCCATCTCTAGCCAGCTCACTTGTGTTGGGCAGGGCCCTTCCTCTCTGaaccttgatttcctcatctggactctgagctgcTGGCACCCAGAGATTAATGAGAAGTAATGTTTAGGTACAAAAGGCACTCCTACCAGCCAGTCCACCCTGTCTTTgcttattgttttcttctcttcctcttgacAGCCAAAGAGTCAAGAAGATGTAAAAACTGATGCTCTCTGCGAAGGAATTGGACAGAGCTCAAGAACAAAAGAATCTAGCTGGAGTTGGCAGTTGAGAGTTCAGCACTTACCTGATTTGTGCCTCGTTGGACCTGTCCAATTGTTGAAGTTGATACATATTGCATCATAGTTTGCTTTGTTAAGCATCACATTAGAGTCAAActctattttatgttatttatatctatggtttttgtgtgtgtgtgttgctatTTAATACTAATTTCCTATAAGCTATTTGGTTTAGTACGAATGTGTAGAGGAATGAGGTTATATAGCCTTTCTTGTAAGCTGCAAGCTATTtgtaaaaaaaactatttaacgTTCTTCTGTCtacatagttttgtttcttaaactgttGTAATTAacctgtaaaagagaaaaatgatgattaaaaataaatattgaaaataaaagaatgaaataaaaattatttgttgatagAGTTATATAACACTTAttaagatatatattaaaatatttttaaaatatttaaaggcatGGTAAATATCAAAATTGGGGGTGAGGAGGAATCGTATTTCCCCACTTACTCCTGCCTGGTTGTTCCTCTTAACTCTGTTCCTCATGGTCCTGGCTTTCATTCTATATGAATTATAATGAAAaggtgctttattttattttttttattcaaagtcATCCAaaccaaaaattagaaaaatcctAAATCTGAGATCTATAGCTTAGTGTTTACTGatgtaaaacttttcaaaataaaaaagtgtacCCATAAACTTTGAGACTACAGGGATATAACAACTACTTTGAAAACACCCTGAGAAATTCCTTTGTCCATCTAGGGACCTAGGAATGGGCACTTCAGCACTGaaacatttctgtatttcaaaaGTCCTCCTGGGTCGTCTCCAAGCAgttaccaaaaagaaaatgactatgGAGAGGGTTCTAGAAACTGATTGCCTCACTAAGCAGAAAAGAACTTCTGGGGCGTGAAATCTAGCAAGAACCCAGACATAGGACAAAAGGGTCCTGAACCAGAGTGGTTATTATTGCAATGTTCAGGGGGGCAAAGTTCATGGAGTGCCTGGACACAGCACTTGGGACAGTCTGCCTCAGATATCAAAGGCCCCAAGGGATCACGGGAGGCAAGCACACTGATGGTCTGATGCAAAAtccaaacccacgaacccacaAAGCAGGGTGATGGGGGTCATTGGTGTAGAGCCCAAAGctctaagtggctcagtcagcctgGAAGTCATCTCTGTGCCCGGGAATAATAACACTGAGTCATCAGGGAAAGTATGCTCAATatcctgtttgtttattcatcaaatatgAGTTTATTACTTATGATGTGACAGGTACTGAGCCAAGTGAAGCTTGAGATACCGAGAGATTAAGTTCGGACTTGGTCTTTGCTCCCAGGTAATTAGGGCTGAGCAGTGAGTTGAGAGGGAGGGGACAAGACAATCAGCTCTGACCACACATGGTGTGAACACCTGGGTAAGGAAAAGCATAGAGTGCGGTAGGGCATCAGTAGtgagagcttccagaaagaaagaatacttggTTGAATCCTATTAAATAGTCAACACTCTGTGTTCTTGAACCATGAGGATGGCAACTGTATTTGATTCCATACGTGAGCTGAGGTATGAAGGGCCAGTATGAGCCACCCAGTTGGAAAAGCAGGGGCTGTTTGGAAATATCTGGGAGCATATTTTAGTTCTCAGAATGTCTGAAGGTGGGGTATCGCAGGTATTCagtgggcagaagacaagaaCGCTAAACCGATTGGAATGCACAGGCCAGTCCTGCACAATAAAGAATTGCCCCATCCAAAATGTCAAGCATGCCACCAATTTGGCAAACTGGATGAAGTGGAAAGTatgcagggagtgggggtggaggtgcaGTAGTCGCAAGTTAGGCGAAACGGTTATCTCCGCCAAATCTAGTGGTTTGAACTTGAACATGGGAGCCCTGAAGAACCATTGAAAAAGTCCaagcaggggggaagggaagtggaatgggaaagggaagaagaagtaGCGAAGAGAGTAGCAGTGAGTAAGGTTAGACATGACAAGAACTCAATGAGAGCCAGTGTGGAAAGACAGGGGCAGAAGAGCTGAACGGGCGGTTTCTAAGAATCGCTCTAGACCTCCTTCCCACCCACACCCGTTCCCCTCTCTTGGAACAGCACAGAGAAAGCAGGCCATGGTCAGGGGGCCCCGCACCAGGCTGGCTCCTGAGTGGTCTGGGCAAGGGACCCTCGAGGAGCCAGGAAAGTAGCACATGGGTGCTCCGAAGGCGTCTGACTCAAGATTAGGAGTGCTAGTAACTATTAGCTGAGTTTCTGGAGACTGAAATTTCCAGCCCAGGATGCCAATTGATTAATCACAGTGAAAACATTCCAGTGTCAAGTACACGGCCATGAGCACATGGGTGGATCAGCGCGTTCCCCGCTATGAGGTCAAGTTGGAATCACAAAGTCCCATTGCTCAAGCTGGGATCCCAGTGCACAGCTGAGTCCCAGCCGTACAATCTGAACGCTGAATTCCTTAGTCTCCCTGCACTAACCGCGTGGGTGGATCAGGGAGGTCGCTCCCTTTACACAGCTCttcttctcccaccccaccccctttttttttcattttggaaaatgtgtacctttctatttaatttctaattcagGTATAATTGACGCAGagtaaaatatacaaatctgAGCTTTGCATAGGTGCACGCCTGTGTGACGACTCCGGGCCATTCAAGATGTTAAATGCTTTTAGCACCCAGAAGGTTCTCTCATGCCCCCTCACGTCTGTACGGCCCCAGAATAACAGCTGTTCTGATCCACTTCTTATTAGATGAGTTTGCCTCTTCTGGGTTTAGTACGAGTAGAATGCCCCAGAATGTACTctggtgtctggcttctttcactagcctcttctgtctttttaactgatttttaattATACACGTAATACACGAATCCATTCTCCTTCTTAGATTCCAGTGATCGAGAAGCAGCAAAAGCCTCCTTCAACTTCCAACAAGGCCCCTCCTTCTCCGGAGGCAGCGCCACAAGATGgagtttgctttgttttactcCGAGTGGCCCTTTCTGTCTGTGCCGTCGTCCTGAGAACAGAGATCGCCACCACTAATTTACCATTAGAGTCTAGTCTTCTCTCCCCGGGATTAATCTCTGACCGCTTGAATGCGTCTCAGTTGTTCAGTCCTACTTTTTCCAAATGTCTCTGTGTAAACTGCTAATGCAAATGTGGATTTGGTTTGTATCCTCAGGGGTGGCTCCAAGTTCTTCTGTACCTCACCAGTGCCTCCCATTAGTGTAGATGTCAATAAGAGGCCACATAAGATCAGGATGGGGTAATAATGCCTTTAGACTCTGGCAATCGACTCTGTAGGTCATCGGTGATTTTAGAAATAGTGGGCTGAAGAATGAGTGGTGATAAATAGTTTGGCAGCGAAAGGAAGAGGACATGGAAGCTAGAAAgacagctttttgttttcttcctgacaTTGGGAAAGTATTGAAAAAtccagaagaaagagagacagacagacagacagaaggagaaaaaggttGAGAAGGCACTGAGGATATTAAAGAGTTGAagattcttctttgttttaatttttttaaagtttacttatttttgagagagagagagagacagagcatgaacatgggaggcacagtgagagagggagacacagaatccaaagcaggctccaggctccgagctgtcagcacaaagcccgacgcggggctcgaactcacaaaccgtgagatcatgacctgagctgaagtcagaagcttaaccgactgagccatccaggcgccccagagagttAAAGATTCTAAGAGGAGGGTAGATAGTGGTTAACTTCCCTCAAGAGGTGGGAGAAGGGGTTTCCAGAACACAGGTTCGCGGAGTTTGCATCTGGTGGTCTTGCCTTTCTTAGTGAAACACTCATTGTCCTTTCAGAGTTTTCAGAGTGCCGAGTGAAGAGGCAGAGTTGGGGCTTTGAGCTGAAAGGGGAAGCTTTGAGACAGCCAGTGAAGGACACAGGGACAGGCTGAAGGATTGTTCCGTGGTGTCGCGGTTTTACCGAGGTCGGGGACACTCGACGTGCTGTGCCTCCGACTGGCATGTGCCAGGCAGCCTGTTGTGGGGCGAGTGTGAGAGCAGAGAACTCATGGGACGAGTCCAGGCATAGGCTTTGCCTCTAGAGACAACGTGAGGACAAGAGGGCAAGACGGTCAATGtcgaagggagagagagagaggttgaagTCCTCAACCATGGGCTGTAGACCAGAGATGAGATGAAGCCAGAAGGtatctgaagactggcagaaaatGGAGAGGCTCCCAGATGAAAGGCCTCAATGTGGTAGAAGGGTAGGAGAGTGGGtgggctggaggggc from Panthera leo isolate Ple1 chromosome C1, P.leo_Ple1_pat1.1, whole genome shotgun sequence encodes the following:
- the CCL20 gene encoding C-C motif chemokine 20 isoform X2, whose protein sequence is MMDSGKNLLLAALMSVLLLHLCSKSEASSFDCCLRYTERILHPRFIVGFTQQLSNEACDINAIIFYTKKKFAVCADPKKNWVKQAVHILSQRVKKM
- the CCL20 gene encoding C-C motif chemokine 20 isoform X1, which encodes MMDSGKNLLLAALMSVLLLHLCSKSEAASSFDCCLRYTERILHPRFIVGFTQQLSNEACDINAIIFYTKKKFAVCADPKKNWVKQAVHILSQRVKKM